The Pseudodesulfovibrio sediminis genome includes the window TCCAGCGGCAACACGGGCAGAATGGGAAGCAAATGCGATTCCTGTTCGCATTCCCTTCATGAAAGGTCTCTTGGGGTATCGCCTCCTTCTTGTCCATAGAGACCGCTTGCCATATTTAGGCAACGTGAAGGATATTGAGCATCTGAAAAAGTTCAGGGCCGGGGGAGGGACCCAGTGGACGACAACAGCCATCCTGAACAAAGCAGGGTTCAATGTTATTACCAGCTCGCATTATGATGGACTCTTCGGGATGCTCGCATCTCACCGTTTTGAGATATTCCCTCGCGGAATAAATGAAATATATCTAGAGCTTAAAGAAAACAAAAAAAAGTACCCCGAACTTCGGGTCGAACCCACACTTGCACTCTATTTCCCCACTCCAAGCTACTTCTTTATTTCGCCCAAACACCCTGAACTTGCGGACCGTATCAGGCGAGGAATGGAGATTCTGCTCAAAACAGGCGTCCTCGATCAACTGTTCGAAAGGGAATTCAACACTGTAATAGCACAAGCCAACCTCAAAAGCAGACGCATCCTGACGATCCCCAACCCGATGCTCCCCAAAGAAACACCGCTTGATCAGCCAGAACTCTGGTTTATCCCCTGACAGGCCCGTCCCCAAAACCACATACCCACCGCAACCCTGAGGCGGGCACCACGCTATTTTTTGACCAGCAACGCCACTGTTTCGATATGGTGCGTATGCGGGAACATGTCCACAGCCCGAACGCGGGTGAGTTCGTATTTCTCGGACAACCGTTTGATGTCGCGGGCCAGCGTTGCCGGATCACAGGACACGGCGATGATTTTAGCCGGAGCGAGCCGGAGCAGCGCCTTGGCCGTGTTCTCGTGCATGCCGGACCTCGGCGGATCCACAACAAGCACGTCCGGCTTGGGCAGAGATTTCAGGTTGGCCGTTGCGTCCAGAGTTCCGGCCACGAATTCACAGTTGGTCAGATCATTGAGCTTGGCCGAACTCCACGCCTTGGCCACGGATTCTTCGCTGATCTCATAACCGACCACGCGCTTGACCTTGTCAGCCAGGAACACGCCGATGGCGCCGGAACCACAGTACAGGTCCAGCACGGTTTCTGAGCCGGAGAACTCGCCGAACTCGACCACAGTGCCGAACAGCTCGCCAGCGGCAGCGGTGTTGGTCTGGAAAAATCCGTTGGGAGAGACATGGTACCGCGCCTCACGATCACCGTGTGCAACCATCTCCTCCACCACCTTGGAGCCGAGACGAAACTCGACATACTCGCCAATGGCCAGCGTGCTGCGCTTGCTGCGTGAAGAATGGGTGAAGCAGGTCAGCTCGGGAAAACGATCCACCAAGGCCGCGCCAAGCGTTTCGACCTGCGGGTATTTCCGCCTGTCAGCTGAAGTAATGATATGCACCAGCACTTCGCCAAGGGACGTGCGGCGAATGACCAGATGACGCCAGAAA containing:
- the rlmD gene encoding 23S rRNA (uracil(1939)-C(5))-methyltransferase RlmD translates to MPLKKDDIIECTIESLAVGGRGVARVEGMAVFVAGGLPGDIVSARIVRAKKRFAEGVVESVVTPSSHRVDPRCAHYGECGGCAMQDLEYSEQLAQKAAQVQSSLNRIGGVDVAMDAPLASPAQWNYRNKMEFAFERRDGSLHLGLRAQLPAGEKGLAPVLDIEECHLCSSRDIDVLKAVRDFCRESGVAAYDPKTENGFWRHLVIRRTSLGEVLVHIITSADRRKYPQVETLGAALVDRFPELTCFTHSSRSKRSTLAIGEYVEFRLGSKVVEEMVAHGDREARYHVSPNGFFQTNTAAAGELFGTVVEFGEFSGSETVLDLYCGSGAIGVFLADKVKRVVGYEISEESVAKAWSSAKLNDLTNCEFVAGTLDATANLKSLPKPDVLVVDPPRSGMHENTAKALLRLAPAKIIAVSCDPATLARDIKRLSEKYELTRVRAVDMFPHTHHIETVALLVKK